TGGGGGGCGCATGGTAGCGTCCCGAGTCCTCTCGACCCCGGAGACCCGGTTGCCCAGAGCCACCAAAGCAGTCGACGCGGCCAAGGAGCTGGCCAAGAAGGTTGTACCTGCAGCGGAGAAGACCAAGGTGAAGGACGACGATGCGACCTCCGAGAAGGCCCCCCGCAAGGCGGCGGCGAAGGCCGGCCACGTGAAGGCGCCGGCGGCCAAGGCCGCACCAGAGAAGGCGGCGCCGGCCAAGGCCGCTCCGGACAAGACGTCGTCGGCCAAGGCCGCATCCGAGAAGGCAGCCCCGGCCAAGGCCGCTCCCGAGAAGGCGCCGGCCAAGGCGGCTCCGGCCAAGGGAGGGTCCAAGCCCCCGGCCGACAAGTTCCTCCAGGAGCAGCTGGTCCTCCTCCAAGAGGAGCGTGCCACCTACGAGGAGCAGGCCGCCGTCCTCAAGGCCCAGGCCGACCAGATGGCGCTGGAGATGGAGCCCGGCGACATCCAGTTCGACGACGAGTCCGGTGAGGGCGGCACTGCCAACATCGACCGCGAGCGCGATCTGGCGCTGTCCGCCCAGGCCCGGCTGGCCGTCGACGAGATCGACCACGCCATGGCGAAGATCGTCAATGGCACCTACGGCACCTGTGAGGGCTGCGGGCAGCCGATCCTCAAGGCACGGCTGAAGGCGCTGCCGCAGGCCCGGTTGTGCGTGGCATGCAAGAGCGGAGGCCTGTCCCGGCGTTGAGCCCGTCCCGCAGGCTCTCGCTCGGAGCAGCGACGGCCGTTGCGGTGGTTGTGCTGGACCAGCTCACCAAGAGCTGGGCGCTGCGCGCTCTCGACGATGGACCGCGTCACCTCGTCTGGACGCTGCGCCTCAAGCTGACGTTCAACTCGGGCGCCGCGTTCGGGCTCGGCCAGGGACTGGCGCCGTTGCTGATCGTCGTCGGGGTCGGGCTCGTGGTCGTCCTGCTCGGCGTGGGCCGCTCGGCGGGCACCACGCTCCCTGCCATCGTGTCCGTCGGTCTCGTGCTCGGCGGGGCGGTGGGCAACCTCGCCGATCGGCTGGTCCGGGACCATGGCGGCGCGGTCGTGGACTTCGTCGATCTCCAATGGTGGCCGGTGTTCAACGTGGCCGACGCCGCCATCACGTGCGGCGCCGTCCTCCTCGTGCTGACCGCGTCCCTGTCGGACCGGAGCGGCGCGGACGAGGCGGCGGCCGGCCATGACCGGGCCGGCGCATGAGGGAGGTCGTGCCCGCCGCCCTCCACGGTGAGCGGGTGGACAAGGCCGTCGCCCTCCTCACCGGGCTGGCCCGGTCGGAGGTCGCCGCCCTGGTGGCCGCAGGCGCGGTGCGGCTCGGGGGTCGGCCCGTCACGACCCGGAGCACCCGGCTGGCCCAGGGTGACGCCCTCGAGGTCGACGTCCCGGCGCCGGGCGAGGTCCAGCCGCTGGCGCCGGAGGCGGCGGTCGACGTCGACGTGGTGTACGAGGACCCCGAGGTGCTGGTGGTCGACAAGGGGGCCGGGGTGGTGGTGCACCCGGGCGCCGGGCAGGCGACGGGCACGCTCGTCGCCGGCCTCCTCGCCCGCTACCCCGAGCTCGGGTCGGTGGGCGCGCCCGACCGTCCCGGCATCGTGCACCGGCTGGACAAGGGCACCTCTGGCCTGCTCGTCGTGGCGAGGACGAACCAGGCCTACCGCTCGCTCACGGCCCAGCTGAAGGAGCGGTCCGTCGGTCGCCGGTACACGGCGATGGTGTGGGGCCGGGTCGAGGCGCCCGCTGGCCTCGTCGACGCGCCGGTGGGCCGGGCCTCCCGGGACCCGACGCGCATGTCCGTGTCGGCACGGGGCCGGGATGCCCGGACGGGCTACGAGGTGGTGGAGCGGTTCTCCGAGCCGGCGGGGGCGACGCTCGTGTGGTGCCGGCTGGAGACGGGTCGTACCCACCAGATCCGCGTGCATCTGGCCGCCATCGGGCATCCCGTGCTGGGGGACCGGCGCTACGGCGGCGCCCGGTCGGCGGGCCTGGCCGCCCGGCCGTTCCTTCACGCCGCGTCCCTTGCCTTCGAGCATCCCGTCACCGGTGAGCGACTGGCGTTCGAGTCGGCCCTTCCGGCCGATCTCCGCGCCGTCCTCGACCGCTTCACCTGAGGCGTCCGGCGGCGGAACCCCGGTGAGCCGGTGGGCCGGGCGATCAGGCCAGGGGCTGGAGCGGCGCGTCGGCGGTGCCTCGGGCCGAGCGCACCATGTCGGCCAGGGTGAACGAGTCGAGGTGGGAGCGCATGTGGCGGCCGACCTCGGCCCACACCGACAGCAGGA
The genomic region above belongs to Acidimicrobiales bacterium and contains:
- a CDS encoding TraR/DksA C4-type zinc finger protein yields the protein MPRATKAVDAAKELAKKVVPAAEKTKVKDDDATSEKAPRKAAAKAGHVKAPAAKAAPEKAAPAKAAPDKTSSAKAASEKAAPAKAAPEKAPAKAAPAKGGSKPPADKFLQEQLVLLQEERATYEEQAAVLKAQADQMALEMEPGDIQFDDESGEGGTANIDRERDLALSAQARLAVDEIDHAMAKIVNGTYGTCEGCGQPILKARLKALPQARLCVACKSGGLSRR
- the lspA gene encoding signal peptidase II, with protein sequence MQERRPVPALSPSRRLSLGAATAVAVVVLDQLTKSWALRALDDGPRHLVWTLRLKLTFNSGAAFGLGQGLAPLLIVVGVGLVVVLLGVGRSAGTTLPAIVSVGLVLGGAVGNLADRLVRDHGGAVVDFVDLQWWPVFNVADAAITCGAVLLVLTASLSDRSGADEAAAGHDRAGA
- a CDS encoding RluA family pseudouridine synthase; translation: MREVVPAALHGERVDKAVALLTGLARSEVAALVAAGAVRLGGRPVTTRSTRLAQGDALEVDVPAPGEVQPLAPEAAVDVDVVYEDPEVLVVDKGAGVVVHPGAGQATGTLVAGLLARYPELGSVGAPDRPGIVHRLDKGTSGLLVVARTNQAYRSLTAQLKERSVGRRYTAMVWGRVEAPAGLVDAPVGRASRDPTRMSVSARGRDARTGYEVVERFSEPAGATLVWCRLETGRTHQIRVHLAAIGHPVLGDRRYGGARSAGLAARPFLHAASLAFEHPVTGERLAFESALPADLRAVLDRFT